Proteins from a genomic interval of Rhodothermales bacterium:
- a CDS encoding bifunctional DNA primase/polymerase — protein sequence MQSNTGPIGGRENSRTNNEKSSTPGNGYQNDQQIVFGPEVVEANDALSAARYFDKRGIRPVLLRERDKCPFTSDWQNGFTIEDIEVMAKANNNVGIILGSLSGGVVDVDLDCPEAIAIAPIVLPKTVTFGRGTKKRSHYLYRIAEPTRTVQFKSPAGNVLVELRSDGGQTMVPPSIHPSGQPVRWDDIGKVHEISLAELLGHVEVIAACSLVAKHWPQEGGRQHAAMAFAGMLARAGVPQEQAERLIEEIAYLAEDEEHGQRRDVVARTYERFHGEEATTGFRSLANVVPEAVAKKLSRWLRFTGDGGSDAAKQRADVLVSRVKQGADATVVYNAASVLAALPAPDYAAKKSELKDLLGNALNLNDLERGVGEARGWNGKRQMEEVQATAGDRPIISLGPDCSKLDLHREAVALLENQGGEPRLFRRAGEMVRVREDERGAPMTEGLGVDAVRQLLVERADFVKPTRNGPIHSYPPDPLVRGIVADADIALPPLSRVVQAPILRSDGGVICQPGYHAGEGVLYVADRHMAVPLVPEYPTKEEAAAAKKLIVDDLFGDFPFADDASLANAVALLVTTFLPPGLIGTPPLAVVNARKRGSGKGKIVNVVSLIATGRDAAPMVLPAAEDELRKQITAILHRGSPIILIDNVNRPVASASLEALLTAATWSDRVLGQSRHVALPNTAVWSMTGNNVTITGDLRRRFYEILLDAKVSCPWKRTGFRHADLEGWTLANRGRLIAATLTLCRAYFAARVDVDVPVMGSFERWGRTVGGILAKAEISGFLTNLPSQDDGDDEDAEWEAFLEALHIWKGSREFMVREVVDEVSKLPFDRSVVRDTVPSDLAFAMNDGVQRLAHRIGSAFNTRLETRFGDRGLRLERSGQTKGARRWRVAFDE from the coding sequence ATGCAAAGCAACACTGGCCCGATCGGCGGGCGCGAGAATAGCCGGACCAACAACGAGAAAAGCAGCACCCCCGGAAACGGGTATCAGAACGACCAACAGATCGTATTCGGCCCAGAAGTGGTCGAAGCGAACGACGCCCTATCCGCCGCACGGTATTTCGACAAACGCGGCATCCGGCCTGTACTCCTAAGAGAACGCGATAAATGCCCGTTCACTTCGGACTGGCAGAACGGGTTCACCATCGAAGACATCGAGGTGATGGCGAAGGCGAACAACAACGTCGGCATCATTCTCGGCTCACTCTCCGGCGGCGTCGTAGACGTTGACCTCGACTGCCCCGAAGCCATCGCGATAGCGCCCATTGTGCTGCCGAAAACGGTCACGTTCGGGCGTGGGACGAAGAAGCGGTCGCACTACCTTTACCGCATCGCGGAGCCGACGAGGACGGTGCAATTCAAGAGTCCGGCCGGGAACGTGCTCGTCGAACTCCGGAGCGACGGTGGGCAGACGATGGTGCCGCCGTCGATTCACCCCAGCGGACAACCCGTTCGATGGGACGACATCGGCAAGGTCCACGAGATCTCGCTCGCTGAACTTCTTGGCCACGTCGAAGTGATCGCCGCCTGCTCGCTTGTGGCGAAGCATTGGCCGCAGGAGGGCGGACGGCAGCACGCAGCGATGGCCTTTGCGGGGATGCTCGCTCGCGCTGGCGTACCGCAGGAGCAAGCTGAGCGGCTCATCGAAGAGATCGCATACCTAGCGGAAGACGAGGAGCACGGCCAACGTAGGGACGTTGTAGCGCGGACCTATGAGCGCTTCCACGGGGAGGAGGCGACCACGGGATTCCGCTCGCTTGCGAACGTCGTACCCGAAGCGGTGGCCAAAAAGCTATCCCGGTGGTTGCGGTTCACCGGGGACGGTGGGAGTGACGCTGCCAAGCAGCGAGCGGACGTGCTCGTCTCACGCGTGAAGCAGGGGGCCGACGCCACCGTGGTGTACAACGCCGCATCGGTGCTGGCTGCCCTTCCCGCGCCCGATTACGCCGCAAAAAAATCTGAGCTGAAAGATTTGCTCGGGAACGCCCTCAACCTCAACGACCTCGAACGAGGCGTTGGCGAAGCCCGTGGGTGGAACGGCAAAAGGCAGATGGAAGAGGTGCAGGCGACGGCCGGGGATCGGCCGATCATCTCGTTGGGTCCGGATTGCTCCAAGCTCGACCTCCACCGCGAGGCCGTGGCGCTCCTCGAAAACCAAGGCGGCGAGCCACGGCTTTTCCGGCGAGCGGGCGAGATGGTGCGCGTGCGCGAAGACGAACGGGGTGCGCCGATGACCGAAGGGCTCGGCGTAGACGCCGTGCGCCAGCTGCTCGTTGAGCGGGCCGATTTCGTGAAGCCGACGCGGAACGGGCCGATCCATTCGTACCCGCCGGATCCGCTTGTTCGCGGGATCGTGGCCGACGCCGATATCGCATTGCCCCCGCTTTCGCGCGTCGTGCAGGCCCCGATCCTCCGGTCCGACGGCGGGGTCATATGCCAGCCCGGCTATCACGCTGGCGAAGGCGTGCTCTACGTCGCAGATCGTCACATGGCCGTGCCCCTCGTGCCGGAATACCCGACGAAGGAGGAGGCCGCAGCGGCGAAGAAGCTCATCGTGGACGACCTGTTCGGGGACTTCCCGTTCGCGGACGACGCGAGTCTAGCGAATGCCGTGGCCTTGCTCGTGACCACGTTCCTCCCGCCCGGTCTTATCGGCACGCCGCCGCTCGCCGTGGTCAACGCGCGGAAGCGGGGGTCGGGCAAGGGTAAAATCGTCAACGTCGTGTCGCTGATCGCCACGGGTCGGGACGCCGCTCCGATGGTGCTTCCAGCGGCGGAGGACGAACTGCGGAAGCAGATCACTGCAATCCTCCATCGGGGCAGCCCGATCATCCTCATCGACAACGTGAACAGGCCCGTGGCATCGGCCTCGTTGGAAGCACTGCTGACGGCCGCAACGTGGTCGGACCGCGTGCTCGGGCAGAGCAGGCACGTCGCGCTGCCCAATACGGCCGTCTGGTCGATGACTGGCAACAACGTCACGATCACCGGCGACCTCCGCCGCCGCTTCTACGAGATCCTGCTTGATGCGAAGGTGTCTTGCCCGTGGAAACGCACCGGGTTCCGGCACGCCGATCTCGAAGGGTGGACGTTGGCCAACAGGGGCAGGCTCATCGCAGCGACGCTGACGTTGTGCCGGGCTTACTTCGCCGCTCGGGTGGACGTGGACGTGCCCGTCATGGGGTCGTTCGAACGGTGGGGGCGAACGGTCGGGGGCATCCTCGCCAAAGCCGAGATATCGGGCTTCCTCACGAACCTCCCTTCGCAGGATGACGGGGACGACGAAGACGCGGAATGGGAAGCGTTCCTCGAAGCGCTCCACATTTGGAAGGGGTCACGCGAGTTCATGGTCCGCGAAGTCGTGGACGAGGTGTCGAAGCTCCCGTTCGACAGGTCGGTCGTGCGGGATACGGTGCCGAGCGACCTCGCTTTCGCGATGAACGACGGCGTGCAACGTCTGGCGCATCGGATCGGATCGGCGTTTAACACCCGGTTGGAAACGCGCTTTGGCGACCGTGGGCTGCGGCTGGAGCGGAGTGGGCAAACCAAAGGGGCGAGAAGGTGGCGCGTAGCCTTCGACGAGTAG
- a CDS encoding TIR domain-containing protein, with product MLKLSVLILSSSESYEIAKGVARNLRQLKEGGKDVYKVQTWGEGFFRHKEAFALNTFLKQLLYFDLAVIVAGPDDVQHDRYDADKTVNVPRDNVVFELGATCARFGTHRTFLLVPKSRTVKLPSYFKGINVVEYDDSPDSDHIVATSDAVDDVHHAVQGLQGRVHQADLPALGLAYGYLHSFVKPLITSIESPQVFHDAGLTWEQGSRYTIAVVIPERLMNRKEIDYYCLNQLGLQNESIKLRNGRDVSVYIVPRVTSADPLHIVDVPTTFFTSHQVIRLVDQYWEGGGDMEYRDRLMEREIRAFERQLRSLFAEDENILPEDVTVVQAAGAEEYVAALSV from the coding sequence ATGTTGAAGCTATCGGTACTAATACTCTCTTCAAGCGAGTCGTACGAGATCGCGAAGGGTGTAGCGAGAAATCTGCGCCAGCTAAAAGAGGGAGGTAAGGACGTTTACAAGGTCCAGACTTGGGGAGAAGGCTTTTTTCGGCACAAGGAGGCATTTGCGCTCAACACGTTCTTGAAGCAACTCCTATACTTCGACCTCGCCGTTATCGTGGCCGGTCCTGACGATGTGCAACATGATCGGTATGACGCTGACAAGACGGTCAATGTGCCTCGCGACAACGTGGTGTTCGAACTGGGAGCTACGTGTGCAAGGTTTGGAACACACCGGACTTTCCTTCTAGTCCCGAAATCGCGTACAGTAAAGCTGCCGAGTTATTTCAAGGGCATCAATGTGGTCGAGTACGATGACTCGCCTGATTCCGATCACATTGTGGCAACGAGCGATGCAGTGGATGATGTGCATCACGCAGTGCAGGGTCTTCAGGGGCGCGTTCATCAAGCTGACCTCCCCGCCCTTGGACTTGCTTACGGATACCTACATAGCTTTGTTAAGCCGCTCATTACATCCATAGAGAGTCCTCAGGTCTTTCATGATGCTGGACTTACATGGGAGCAAGGGAGTAGGTACACGATAGCCGTTGTCATCCCAGAGCGTCTGATGAATCGTAAAGAGATCGACTACTACTGCCTCAACCAGCTTGGTTTGCAGAATGAATCGATCAAGCTGAGAAATGGACGCGACGTTAGTGTGTACATCGTGCCGCGCGTCACGTCGGCAGACCCCCTACACATCGTTGATGTGCCTACCACGTTTTTTACGTCCCACCAAGTCATTCGTCTAGTTGATCAGTACTGGGAAGGTGGAGGAGATATGGAATACCGCGACAGGCTCATGGAACGAGAGATTCGAGCCTTCGAACGCCAGCTGCGATCCCTATTCGCTGAAGACGAGAACATCCTTCCTGAGGATGTAACCGTAGTCCAAGCAGCCGGGGCAGAGGAGTACGTGGCAGCGTTGAGTGTATGA
- a CDS encoding M1 family metallopeptidase: MTAPHSPVLRWFLLSLLAATALPTAAQDHRPLPHPVPTPPAFERAIAQGTRTATGEPGPRYWQQRADYSLRAALDTTAKRLTGDAVIRYRNDSPDTLGVVVLKLRQNLHREGVPRTRSVEVTGGIEVENVRVDGFAVTDAGRSSEVGTYTVDGTQLYLRPRQPILPGAEATISMGWGFRIPEAGAPRMGQDGEVYYLGYWYPQVAVYDDVVGWDTDPYLGLGEHYMGYGTYDVRVTVPEGFLVGATGVLQNPEEVLRDEVRDRLRVATTSDEPIAVLPTSDLGRGTVDAPDGTLTWHFTAENVRDFAFGTSDAYVWDATRANVGDRDGDGADDFAAIHTLYRPGTTAWDRSATYARFSIEHLSTTLFPYPYPHMTAVEGLIGGGMEYPMITLIGGARSPQGLFGVTYHEIAHMWFPMIVGQDEADFAWMDEGLASFLTNAGINAFYGAEANAWDPRRQAHYYLAGSGRAVPPMRHGDQYPPGPARGVASYSTPAVLLRALEGIAGRERFADAFRTYGERWAYKHPYPDDLFNTFEDVLGEDLDWLWTPTLFDTWTVDLAIASVEQDADGVSVRVADLGLAPMPAPVAVTYADGRTERRTIPVATWLEGRTDTAIAFSPGEVARVEIDPEVYLPDVDRTNNVWSAGGAPLPMPGTGG; the protein is encoded by the coding sequence ATGACCGCCCCCCATTCCCCCGTGCTCCGCTGGTTCCTCCTCTCCCTCCTCGCTGCAACGGCACTCCCGACCGCCGCCCAGGATCACCGCCCCCTCCCCCACCCCGTCCCCACGCCCCCGGCGTTCGAGCGCGCCATCGCGCAGGGCACCCGCACCGCGACGGGCGAACCGGGGCCGCGCTACTGGCAGCAACGCGCCGACTACTCCCTCCGTGCTGCGCTCGACACGACCGCGAAGCGGCTCACCGGGGATGCGGTCATCCGGTATCGCAACGATTCGCCAGACACGCTCGGCGTCGTCGTGCTGAAGCTCCGGCAGAACCTCCACCGCGAAGGCGTCCCGCGCACTCGGTCGGTGGAGGTCACCGGCGGGATCGAGGTGGAGAACGTCCGCGTTGACGGATTCGCGGTCACGGACGCCGGCCGCAGCAGCGAGGTCGGCACGTACACCGTCGACGGCACGCAACTCTACCTCCGCCCCCGGCAGCCGATCCTTCCTGGAGCCGAGGCCACGATCTCGATGGGCTGGGGCTTCCGCATCCCCGAAGCCGGCGCGCCGCGGATGGGTCAGGACGGCGAGGTGTACTACCTCGGCTACTGGTACCCGCAGGTCGCCGTTTACGACGATGTGGTCGGGTGGGATACCGATCCGTACCTCGGCCTCGGCGAACACTACATGGGCTACGGTACCTACGACGTGCGGGTCACCGTGCCCGAGGGCTTCCTCGTCGGCGCCACCGGCGTGCTCCAGAACCCGGAAGAGGTGCTGCGCGACGAGGTGCGTGACCGGCTCCGCGTCGCCACCACAAGCGACGAGCCCATCGCCGTCCTCCCCACCTCCGACCTCGGGCGAGGCACCGTCGATGCACCCGACGGCACGCTCACGTGGCACTTCACGGCCGAGAACGTCCGCGATTTCGCCTTCGGCACGTCCGACGCTTACGTGTGGGACGCCACCCGCGCGAACGTCGGCGACCGCGACGGGGACGGGGCCGACGACTTCGCCGCCATCCACACGCTCTACCGCCCCGGTACGACGGCTTGGGACCGCTCGGCGACCTACGCCCGCTTCTCGATCGAGCACCTCTCGACCACCCTCTTTCCCTATCCGTACCCCCACATGACGGCCGTCGAAGGCCTCATCGGTGGGGGGATGGAGTACCCGATGATCACGCTGATTGGCGGGGCGCGCTCGCCGCAGGGGCTGTTCGGGGTGACGTACCACGAAATCGCCCACATGTGGTTTCCCATGATCGTCGGGCAGGACGAGGCCGACTTCGCGTGGATGGACGAGGGGCTGGCGAGCTTCCTCACGAACGCCGGGATCAATGCCTTTTACGGTGCCGAGGCGAACGCGTGGGACCCGCGACGGCAGGCGCATTACTACCTCGCCGGCTCCGGCCGCGCCGTCCCCCCGATGCGCCACGGCGACCAGTATCCGCCCGGCCCCGCGCGCGGCGTCGCGTCGTACTCGACCCCCGCCGTCCTCCTCCGCGCGCTCGAAGGCATCGCCGGGCGGGAGCGGTTCGCCGACGCGTTCCGGACCTACGGCGAGCGCTGGGCCTACAAGCACCCCTACCCCGACGACCTCTTTAACACATTCGAGGACGTGCTCGGCGAAGACCTCGACTGGCTCTGGACGCCGACCCTCTTCGATACGTGGACCGTCGACCTCGCGATCGCCTCCGTCGAGCAGGACGCAGACGGCGTAAGCGTGCGCGTCGCGGACCTCGGGCTCGCCCCGATGCCCGCCCCCGTCGCCGTCACCTACGCCGACGGCCGGACCGAGCGGCGAACGATCCCCGTGGCGACATGGCTGGAGGGCCGCACCGATACGGCGATTGCCTTCTCGCCCGGCGAGGTCGCTCGCGTCGAGATCGACCCCGAGGTCTACCTCCCCGACGTGGATCGGACGAACAACGTATGGAGCGCCGGAGGTGCGCCACTGCCGATGCCGGGCACGGGGGGATGA
- a CDS encoding DUF932 domain-containing protein: MNDSMYLLPQNGTAKGMTNGSAANNRSLVSTHTTPRALITSPDRRFYPEPESGPYAPIEKRRLQTADGMDSAGYTVRIADPDEESGWRECGVVSGDYLLIPNARVRDLAGEIAHRSGLPFEKDRTFFDGKRYFLGLTAKEAQTVEVKPGDVLGLSLGFWNSYDGSRAFSAGVYLTRLVCSNGMVAKSLFKEVRFRHGPGASEWESEVERTLGALRHAEGGIARFAMAARSLASMRMSSSRLREIRRDVLPNMPVTLWGKVVDRYLLEEELSGWGLLNAATSVTWHADRPTVSDFRHNEYAVSSLIEHALNGSRIN; the protein is encoded by the coding sequence ATGAACGACTCCATGTACCTCCTACCGCAAAACGGAACTGCCAAAGGGATGACCAACGGCAGCGCAGCTAACAACCGCAGCCTCGTGTCAACGCACACCACCCCACGAGCCCTCATCACCTCGCCAGATCGTCGGTTCTATCCGGAGCCGGAATCCGGCCCGTACGCCCCCATCGAGAAGCGGCGGCTCCAGACGGCCGACGGCATGGATAGCGCGGGCTACACCGTCCGCATCGCCGACCCCGACGAAGAGAGCGGCTGGCGCGAGTGCGGCGTCGTAAGCGGCGATTACCTCCTCATCCCGAATGCCCGCGTCCGGGATCTGGCTGGGGAGATCGCGCACCGCTCCGGCTTACCCTTCGAAAAGGACCGGACGTTCTTCGACGGGAAACGCTACTTCCTTGGGCTCACAGCAAAGGAAGCACAGACGGTGGAAGTGAAGCCGGGCGACGTATTAGGCCTTTCCTTGGGGTTCTGGAACAGCTACGACGGGAGCCGGGCCTTCAGCGCAGGCGTCTACCTAACAAGGCTGGTGTGCTCGAACGGGATGGTGGCGAAGTCGCTGTTCAAGGAGGTCCGGTTCCGCCACGGCCCCGGTGCATCGGAGTGGGAATCGGAGGTGGAGCGGACGCTGGGAGCGTTGCGGCATGCTGAAGGGGGCATCGCCCGGTTCGCAATGGCGGCGAGGTCGTTGGCGTCGATGCGGATGTCGTCGTCTCGTTTGCGCGAGATCCGGCGCGACGTGCTCCCGAACATGCCGGTGACGTTGTGGGGGAAGGTCGTGGACCGCTACCTCTTGGAGGAAGAACTCAGCGGCTGGGGCTTGCTCAATGCGGCTACATCGGTGACGTGGCACGCGGATCGGCCGACGGTGAGCGACTTCCGCCACAACGAATACGCCGTGTCGTCGCTCATCGAGCACGCGCTCAATGGGAGCCGGATCAACTAG
- a CDS encoding helix-turn-helix domain-containing protein codes for MNNGATVGPLSCDSDTYIREGFFTQDQLAERWRVSRRTVDNEVESGALPVTYIRGSRRFAREHVVAYEACHTTYGPRNRTRGAEAKDTSSEGNLRA; via the coding sequence ATGAATAACGGAGCTACGGTCGGGCCATTGAGCTGCGACTCGGACACATATATAAGAGAGGGGTTCTTCACGCAAGACCAGCTCGCCGAGCGGTGGCGCGTCTCTCGGCGCACCGTCGACAACGAGGTCGAGAGCGGGGCTTTGCCCGTTACCTACATCCGGGGGAGCCGACGCTTCGCTCGCGAACACGTCGTGGCCTACGAGGCATGCCACACCACCTACGGCCCGCGCAACAGGACGCGCGGTGCCGAAGCCAAGGACACATCGTCCGAAGGCAACCTCCGGGCCTGA
- a CDS encoding helix-turn-helix domain-containing protein codes for MPPPDPLVIVSKAELRALIADVVDEKLKSLHAAAHQQQAVQSKWLNTSDARALTGFSRTKLWRLRKDGRLTGTTIDGRVYYGRENIEGFLER; via the coding sequence ATGCCTCCCCCCGACCCGCTCGTCATCGTCAGCAAGGCCGAACTTCGCGCGCTCATCGCGGACGTGGTCGACGAGAAGCTGAAGTCACTGCACGCTGCCGCGCACCAGCAGCAGGCTGTGCAGTCGAAGTGGCTGAACACGAGTGACGCCCGTGCTCTGACCGGATTCAGCCGCACGAAGCTTTGGCGGCTTCGGAAGGATGGTCGTCTGACAGGTACGACGATTGACGGGCGGGTTTACTACGGGCGGGAGAACATTGAGGGGTTCCTCGAACGCTAA
- a CDS encoding IS5/IS1182 family transposase has protein sequence TFAWFGGYRRLSKDYERLPAVSEALVQLSAIRLMVRRIA, from the coding sequence GAACGTTCGCGTGGTTCGGCGGGTACCGCCGGCTCTCGAAGGACTACGAGCGGCTACCCGCCGTCAGCGAAGCGTTGGTCCAACTCAGTGCGATTCGGTTGATGGTTCGACGCATCGCCTAG
- a CDS encoding cyclic GMP-AMP synthase DncV-like nucleotidyltransferase, protein MSDQSAALLAFQKDKLQITATKESALIKSREDLRTRIRNKFVDNHSGYEPKFFIQGSYKNETLIRTKEDTCDLDDGVYFLRECKVSSSTLQRWVHEAVDGHTSTPAEHKEKCVRVIFAGDYHIDFPVYRKPSDAPPELATKSGGWQPDDPREFVEWFSKQCDSGGQLRRIVRYMKAWADSRAFPMPSGLALSILAARNQVLNDREDVALLNTLLSVRAALTQTFTCPVPALPYDDLFGGYDADQKAGLLDTLDHFIRDASAAVKEDDEENSGALWFAHLGPRFATAANTNGASSKKAKLITAAASIVAGNVSTQADGTISLNRNEGVPHKPHKFYGG, encoded by the coding sequence ATGTCAGATCAAAGCGCTGCGTTACTCGCCTTTCAAAAAGACAAACTGCAGATCACGGCAACGAAGGAGAGTGCTTTGATTAAGTCGCGAGAAGATCTGAGAACACGAATCAGGAACAAATTCGTAGATAACCACTCCGGGTACGAACCCAAGTTTTTCATTCAGGGGTCATACAAGAACGAAACCTTAATCCGCACTAAGGAAGACACATGTGATCTCGATGATGGGGTCTACTTCTTAAGGGAATGTAAAGTAAGCTCATCTACCCTTCAACGATGGGTGCATGAGGCGGTCGATGGTCACACCTCTACTCCAGCTGAGCATAAGGAGAAGTGCGTCCGTGTCATCTTCGCAGGGGACTATCACATTGACTTTCCCGTTTATCGTAAACCCAGCGATGCTCCACCAGAACTAGCGACAAAATCGGGGGGGTGGCAACCTGATGACCCAAGGGAATTCGTCGAGTGGTTCAGTAAGCAGTGCGATTCGGGGGGGCAACTGCGTAGGATCGTCCGCTACATGAAGGCGTGGGCTGATTCTAGAGCATTCCCAATGCCTTCTGGCCTTGCCCTGTCCATTCTCGCAGCAAGGAATCAGGTCCTCAACGACAGAGAGGACGTAGCGCTTCTGAACACACTCCTAAGCGTCAGAGCCGCACTCACGCAAACCTTTACGTGCCCTGTGCCAGCGCTACCGTATGACGATCTGTTTGGAGGGTACGATGCGGACCAGAAGGCGGGACTGCTCGATACGCTCGACCACTTCATCCGAGATGCGAGCGCAGCGGTTAAAGAGGACGACGAGGAGAATAGCGGAGCGCTTTGGTTTGCTCACCTAGGGCCCCGTTTCGCTACCGCTGCCAATACGAACGGCGCGAGTAGTAAGAAGGCGAAGTTGATCACCGCAGCGGCATCAATCGTCGCTGGTAACGTATCGACGCAAGCGGACGGTACGATCTCATTGAACAGGAACGAAGGAGTCCCTCACAAGCCTCACAAGTTCTACGGTGGATGA